The Papaver somniferum cultivar HN1 chromosome 3, ASM357369v1, whole genome shotgun sequence genome includes a region encoding these proteins:
- the LOC113358468 gene encoding vesicle transport protein SFT2B-like: MWKNLSMFGGDEEEHEENLLGDESDSPCSSLSQLQRIYGFAASLLAGLVFMLLSMIVIIRPIKFALLFTFGNILAVGSTAFLIGPAQQLRMMFDPVRVCATAIYIGSVILALIFALGIHSKILTAVAIITEMCALIWYGLSYIPFARRMVSELLIRFCDTEM, from the exons atgtgGAAAAATCTGTCCATGTTtggtggagatgaagaagaacacgaagaaaattTATTAGGTGATGAATCTGATAGTCCATGTTCATCACTCTCACAATTACAG AGAATTTATGGGTTCGCTGCATCTTTGCTTGCTGGTCTCGTTTTTATGCTTCTG TCAATGATTGTTATCATCAGACCTATAAAGTTTGCACTCTTGTTCACCTTCGGCAATATACTAGCTGTTGGAAG CACAGCCTTCCTTATTGGACCTGCACAACAACTAAGAATGATGTTTGATCCTGTCCGTGTTTGTGCGACAGCAATTTACATTGGAAGTGTTATTCTTGCTCTCATCTTTGCTCTCGGG ATCCATAGCAAGATCTTAACAGCGGTAGCCATCATAACTGAAATGTGTGCCCTTATATG GTACGGTTTAAGCTACATTCCCTTTGCAAGGAGAATGGTCTCTGAGTTGCTTATCAGGTTTTGCGACACTGAGATGTAA